The genomic window TGCACATACAACGTGATGAGTAAAAACGAGGTAATACCAAAGGTAAGTCCTATGATATTGATAAGAGAATAAAAACGCTGGCGGGCAAGGTTGCGAAGAGCAATCTTTAAATAATTCCTGAACATATCTCTCGTCTAAACAATCGTTTCAACAAAAGAAGATCGGATATTTTCGTTGATGATTTGTCCGTCGAACAAACGAACAATCCGGTGTGCATATTCTGCATCGCGCTGTGAATGCGTTACCATAACTATGGTGGTGCCTTTGCGGTTGAGGTCGTCGAGCAGGTTCATTACTTCCTCGCCATGTGCCGAATCGAGATTGCCGGTGGGTTCGTCGGCAAGTATCAGGTGAGGCTTGGCAACCACAGCACGGGCAACAGCTACTCTTTGCTGTTGTCCTCCCGATAGTTGCAGTGGGAAATGTTTTTTCCGGTGCATGATTTGCATTTGTTCCAGCACATCCTCTATCCTTTTCCGGCGTTCGGAGGCACTCATCCCCAGATAAATAAGTGGAAGCTCCACATTTTCATACACATTCAGTTCGTCTATGAGATTAAAATTCTGAAAAACAAAACCGATATTGTGTTTACGCATTCCAGCCCTTTGTTTTTCTGATGCCTTGGCTATTTCATTTTCGAGGAAATAATATTTCCCCGAAGTAGGGTTATCGAGTAAGCCTAAAATATTCAGCAAGGTAGATTTCCCACACCCTGAGGGACCCATGATAGCAACGAATTCACCCTCTTTAATTTCGAATGATACATTGTTGAGTGCAGTAGTTTCTACTTCATCGGTTCGGAAAATTTTTGATAAATTTACAGTTCGAATCATAACAGTCTTTTATAAATATTTTGTTTATTTCAGTATAAGTTTGTCTTTATTGCCGAAACCGTCGTACGACGACACTATCACCTGTTCGCCGGGTTCAAGTCCTTCGAGTACTTCGTAAAAGTTGGTGTTCTGGCGGCCCAGCTTAATATTTCGTTTTAGAGCCGTATTTCCTGTTTTATCAAGAATATAAATCCAGTTTCCTCCCGTTTCCTGGAAAAATCCGCCGCGTTTGATGATGATGGCATCGGTAAGGCTGCTAAACTTGAGACGAAGCTGGATAGTTTGTCCGCGTTTGATGTCTTTGGGTGTATCATCGGTAAAAAACATGTCCACCTGAAACGAGCCATTGGTAACGTTGCTGTAAATTTTATGTACTTTCAGCAGGTACAACTTCCCGTCAAGGTCGAATTCGGCTTCCTGTCCGCTAAAAACCCGCGAAATATACCTTTCATCAATATTGGCACGAAGTTTAAAGCCACCTTGGATATTAATTTCGCCCAGGTGTTCGCCCGGCTGTTTGGTTTCGCCTATTTCCACCATGAATGAAGAAAGCTGACCGTCGGCAGGAGCCTTAACTACTAAGTTTTCGAGGTTGCACCGCAGTAGTCCCAGGTTGGAATTCATTCTCTCCATTGAAGAATGAATTTGTTTGCTTTGACTGACTCCCGAAACGGAGTCGAGACGCTGCAAGCCCAGCGCAATCTGCATCTGGCGGAGTGAAAACTCGTAATCCCTCTTTGCATCTTCATATTCCTTGTGCGAGATAAGTCCCTGTTTGTAAAACCCATCTTTACGCTGAAAATCAAGGACAAGTTTATCAATTTCGTACTGCAAACTGGTTATTTCGCGTTGGCGGTTATATTTGTTTTGTTCCAGGCTGATTTTGGTATTGGCAAGGTTGTTTATAGCGTCATACATACGGGTTTCCTGATCCATATAGCTGAGTTCCATTTCTGTATTCGACAGCTTCAGAATGGGGTCACCTTTTTTCAGCATGGCTCCATCCTCCACATACACTTTTTCCACAATTCCACCCTGTACGGCATCAATGTACACAGTATTTTCCGGGTACACTATCCCATCAACCGGGATAAATTCCTGGAACTTCCCTTTTTCAACCCTTGCTATGGTTACCTGTTCCTTATCAATGTACAAACGGCTGCTTTTATCACGCAGAAAGATAAGATAAATAATAAAAAATAAAAAGATTCCGATTCCGCTCAGAATGAGTATTCTGTTTGTTGTCCACTTCTTTTTCTCTATGATTCTGTCCATGTAAAGTTTTTTTCTATAAGTCTCTAATATTGTGCCAATATTACCTATTTATTGTTTTTAAGATAGTTACATTTTTATTTTACAAAAATGTTAAAAAATATGTTCATATACAACTGTGTATTGTTCACATACGAACATTCGCAATCCCAAAAACCAGTTATTATTTGCTAACGGTTATGGGGTCTGATGTAGGTTGAAAGATAATGGATGCGGAGTGGAATTCAAATTCTTTTTTTATTTTTTAATTTATTTTTTCAACAAATTGATCTTAATAACTTTCCCTCGTTAAGTTGATGCATATACGATAATGTGTTGCTTGTAGAACCATATGCCGTAATACCTTTCGCTAAGCAGTAAATCCTTATCAGCATTGGTTTTACAGGCATATTAGCCATAGGATCATTTTAGTTCAATTTTTTGATTTTGACTTGGTATTATTATTTTTTCATCCTCGGTAGTAATATTATCCCTGGTTTTATGATGACATAGAATTATTTTTTTGGTATCAATTTTTAAATTTCTATTGAAGGCATCCATAATCACCCAATACGGGGTAATTACTAAATCTATATTCTTCATTTTGCATACATTATCAGCGGTTTCTGCATCACCAGAGATATAAATTCGTTTGCCATTCCATACAATTAAATAAGAACAATTTCTGAATGAAAAACTGTGTTTAGTTTTAAATTCTGTAATAAAAAAACTTGGTATAGAGTCATTAATCGCTTTCAATTTATATTTTTGCTTACCTGATAAGTAAAGTGTAATAGGCCATGGTCCATATAGTTTCTGATTTGTTTTTTTAAAAAGTTTTTTGCTGTAATGGTCAGCATGTGCATGTGTGTATAAAAATATTGAATAGTCCTGAATGCTGTCTAACAATTTAAAGTCATAAGTCATATAATCATGAGCACCTGATTTATAAGGAAAGTCAACATAAATATTCATTTTCCCATCAGTCATGAAAAATCCACAATTTCCAATAAATGTTATGTCAATATTTTCGGATTGTGAAAATGAAAAGAAAGAGATTAAGCTAAAAATTACTGTCAGAATAACTTTATTTAATTCAATTTTCATGATACTCTTCTTTTTTTTATATTATAGTTAAATACAATTTCTGCTATGTTTTTTATTAATCAGTAAAGTAAACAAATTCATTATAATTATTTCGTATGTATTTACTAATCTGTTTCAATGTATTTGGAATTATCTCATTGTATTTTTTATTAAGGTTGTTAACAGTCAATTGAAAATCTGAGCTAACACCTTTTTTTCTTGGATGTAATAGTCATACAAATTTTCTGCTTTCATTTATTTTATATTGCTTTTAATTTTTATTTTTTATCCTGCAGAAATGCATCCCGAGTATTCTCAAAACCGCTATGTTCCGGGCGGCAAAACATTTGCCGCTGAGCCGGGGGATTGCCTATAACGGTGGCAATATGGACAGAAAGGAATTGCGGAGAACGTCACTGTCTGCCGACACCGAAGTTTGAGCTGGGCAGAATGTTTAAATTACCACTAAAACCCTTATTGCATATAGCCTTTATTGGCGGTAGTTTTTCATTGTTCCAAATAATTTTTTGCATATTCAATCCAGTCATTTACAAATCTATCCAAAAATATGTCGGGTTGAATTCCTATATTGTCTAACGGATAGTCAGGCAATCTCATCATTCTCACAGTTGGCATATATAATGAATAATTTGGGCAATCAATCTTGAATTCCATAACAGAGACATAATCAATAGCACCATAAGTGGTTGTTCCCATTATTTTGACTTTTTTGCTTTGTTTTGCATTAAGAACAAATTTTTCTGTTGAACTGCCACATTTTTTATCAACTAATATCACAACTTCTTTTGGGTAAGGATAGATTGAATCTTGTTTTGTGAATCCAAAATTTTCGTTTTCGCTATACGGTATGAATTTTCCAATGTTCGGCTTCATTCTCTCAATATCTTTTCTAACTGAAAAGATTTCTTCAGAATTCTTTGCTGTGTCAGCCGTATTAGCCCACCTTTCTAAATTGTCAATAAGCGTTTTACTCACAAGATATTCTCCGCTCAGGTACCTAACTGGATTAGTATAAATATACGGAAGCAAGGGTTTATATGCATTGTCTGTTCCACCGCCGTTACCACGCAAATCAATTATCAGGTTTTCGTATGAACAAATTTTTGATTTATTTGATTCAAGAAGTTCCTTTATTCTATCAACATATTCATAGTCAAAACTTGAAATTCGAAATAATAAGGTTTTTTCACTAACTGGTTTTATATAAAAACCTTCTATCTCATTTATAATTATTGCAATAGAATCTTTCGAAAGTGCAGGATTAGGTTGTTCTTTAATATAAGTTGCCTGGACTCCTTCAAAATTCAAAACACAATCATAATGCAAACTATATGTTTCTTTTATTTCCGAGTGATTCCCTTTATAATAAGTCGCTTCGTTGCTTTTTAGTAGTTTAAACTTTATTTCTTTCGGTTTCCAAGATTCGTTCTCTGAACTGATAATAAAGCCAAGATAAGTGTCATTTTGCTTTTTAATTCCAACTTTATATCCGCCTGAAATCCAAATGCCTTCAATTTTGTCTTTGCTTTTTAGCAGTTGTTTCTTAAAAGTTGAAATTTCAATTGGCATTATTTCAACATTAGTCGTAACAGTTTCAGATTTGTTTTGATTCTTTAAAACTAAAACTAAATGACCATCTTTGAAATAGTTGCAATATTGTTCGAGGTAATGTTGGCATTTTATATTTGAATTGGTTTTAACAGAGTTAAACAATGAATTTTTGAAACTATTATAACCGGTAATATCTTTAGTTTTTTCACCAAATCCGGGATATTCGGTCTCAACTTTTTGGACTATTTGTTTAAAAACAGAGTCACACTCACAGGTACTTTGAGAAATAAGGGTTACGCTCTGTAGCAATAAAGTCAATGTCAATAATGTCAGTCTGTTCATATTCTTGGTTTTTATAAAATTACCGCTAACGTTTGGCGGTATGTTTTTGTTGCAGATTTCGAAGCATAAATCTGTCAAGTTACACGAAAGTTTATTAGATGCAGAAACGCTGGAACCCGCACTGTCTCGGCAATAAACTATACCGCCTGTTAGCGTTTCGTTGGCTATATTTTTAACACAAATCATTCTTTACGTTTCAGGCGTTACTAGTTTGAGATTAAATGATAAAATTTACCTGCATTATACTTTTAATCCTTAATACATCGAACGGACATACCTTCTCCCTTGTCCCAATCAAGCCATTGAAACGTTCCATTGTAGTACATTGAGCGGGTTTTGGAAGTTTTATGTGTGAATTTTGTTGAAGTCCACCAGTATCCCCACTTACCAATGGCAACAAAAGTGTATACATTTTTGTCATAGCAAGTACGGCGTCCACCAGGGAGTCCTGAAAAACCGCTTTCGTTTGTGCCATTACCCTCTTCAAACCACCCTTCTTTATTCTTCAGTTTTGTTCCTGCAACTTTCCATCCACCAAGATAATCAGTTAATTCCCTCCATTCTTTATTTGTAGGAATGTGCCAACCTTTTGGGGCTAAGCCACAAGAGTCATTAACTGCATACCAATTGTAGAGTTTGCCATACTTGGCTCCATTGGCAGTATCGTTATTATAATAACACCAGGCTGGTTTTTTTGCTTTCGCTGCATTGTCCCATTCTTCTGCCGTAATAACCTGTGGTATTGAGTCCCCGTTTCGAAATGTATCAACATTAAGATTTTCAGTCATCCAAGTTTGGTTACCAATTTTAATAGATTTAAAATTCTGTGCATTTGCAAATGATATAAGCATCAAACAAGAAATGAGAAAAACAAAACAAATTGATTTTTTCATAGTCATGAATATTAATGTTTTCCCTACTCTGTTACGTGGCTTTTCGGGTTTTGCCATAGACTCTTTTTTACCAATGACCGATAACGGTTGCGGTATGACCAGTAAGGGATTGCGGGCTACTTTCCTGTCTGCCGACACCGAAGTTTGAGCGGGGCAGAATGCTTGAAAACCCACTGAAACCCTTATTGCATATAGCACTTGTTGTGCGTTCGTGCTTTATTTTATCATAAAATTTAACAGTTTATATCTACTTACAAATCCGCTTTTTTCAATAGTTTTCTGTGATGCTTGATTTTCAATTGCACATCCACAACTTGGTTTTAAGTTGTTATTAATAGAGAATTCTCTCAGGTTCAAAATAATCTGTGAACCAATAGCATTTCCTCTTTTTGAAGGATTAACCCACACTCCCAAATCACAAAAGCTCCAATCCGGATGTGTCCTTATTACCATTCCACAACCAACAAATTCTTCGTTTTTGTAAAATTCAAAAACATTCTCATTTTCTATAAAATCAATTAATTGCTGTTCTGTTTCAAAAAGTTCCTTTATTGATTCATCTTGTCCGAGTAATAATTCAACTGATAAAAGGTCGGCCCTTTTCATCTTTATGGTCAAGTCTTTTTTTATCAATGGTTCAAAATAATCACGATACAATAATCCAAGAATCGAATATGGAAGTTTCTTTAATAAACAGTTACTTAATAAAAGTGAATCAAATGATTTACAGTAAATATCCGTTATTGATAAGTCTTTCAAAAGTTGTCCGAAAAATTCATTACTGTCAGGTATGTATTTGTCTAATACATAAAACTCAATCAAAACGCCATCATTGTTCCTAATCGCATAACCAATTTCATTATCTTCCGCTTGAAAAATATAGTAATCAGAATTACATATCATTAATTCAATGAACAACTCTTGAAACTCAGGTAATGAGTTCAAATAATCTGTCCGATATTTTTTGATTTTATCAATTGTCGTTTTTACAGTTTTCATAATTTGTAAAACTATTGGCTCAGTCTCTTAGCATGGCGCACAACGTTGAGTGTATGCAGCGTGCAGGAGTTCGTGACCATTTCACTATCCACCGATACTGCCTTTGCCAGCGAGCTATGAACTTGCAAATTGCTCTGAAACCCGCATGATGTATACACTGTGTTGGCACCAGTTATTTGTTATATCTTTAATCCAATTACAATTCCAAGTTTTAATACAGGATAGAAAAATTTCCCAGGATTATCCCGAATATCAACAAGGTAGAACCCGCGTTGATATTCATCGTTCGGTCTTGTTCTTTCTTTGTGAACAGTTTCCTTATATCTGGCTCCTAATCCAGCAAAATAATCAAAGTAAAAATGTTGGCCCAAATCCTTTCTAAATCCAACTTTCAAATAGAAATCACATACTATTTTATCAATCTTAATAGATTCCGAATATATTGAATCCAAATCTCCATATTTAAAGCTACCTGTGGTATTATAGTTTAATTTACCGCCACTAAAACCTAAAGAAAAATAAAGCTTTTCATTTGCAAATCTTTTATATTCAAGCCCTAAGTTAATACCATTAGTTGATTCATTGTACATCCAATTACGGTAATATAAACCAAGTCCAAACGATAGACTTTGATTACCATTAAAGTCTTTTTCAATACCAATATTTGCAAATGGATGTGAAATATCAATATTTTGAAGAACATTTGTATAAATCCGAGTGTAGTTATTTTCTTCTTGCCCATAAATTATCCCGCAAGTAAAAATCAATATTAATGTAATTCTATTTCTCATATTTCGCTATCTGTCAGTTTTTATAATTGGTGCCAACGTTTTGGCGCTTGGCGCAGTGGCGGATTTAAAAGCATAAAACTGTCAGCCTGCAAAAATGCCCAATAGGAGCACTTTACTTGAATTAACCACGTCATCCGCCATTGTGCCAAACGCCTGTTATGCTTAGGTGTTATCATGATATCCATAGCAAAATAGAATGTTTGACAACCCAAACATCTTTTTCTTTAAAACATAATAATAGATGTCCTGAACTAGCTTTCGAGTCACAATTGCGA from Lentimicrobiaceae bacterium includes these protein-coding regions:
- a CDS encoding ABC transporter ATP-binding protein produces the protein MIRTVNLSKIFRTDEVETTALNNVSFEIKEGEFVAIMGPSGCGKSTLLNILGLLDNPTSGKYYFLENEIAKASEKQRAGMRKHNIGFVFQNFNLIDELNVYENVELPLIYLGMSASERRKRIEDVLEQMQIMHRKKHFPLQLSGGQQQRVAVARAVVAKPHLILADEPTGNLDSAHGEEVMNLLDDLNRKGTTIVMVTHSQRDAEYAHRIVRLFDGQIINENIRSSFVETIV
- a CDS encoding HlyD family efflux transporter periplasmic adaptor subunit translates to MDRIIEKKKWTTNRILILSGIGIFLFFIIYLIFLRDKSSRLYIDKEQVTIARVEKGKFQEFIPVDGIVYPENTVYIDAVQGGIVEKVYVEDGAMLKKGDPILKLSNTEMELSYMDQETRMYDAINNLANTKISLEQNKYNRQREITSLQYEIDKLVLDFQRKDGFYKQGLISHKEYEDAKRDYEFSLRQMQIALGLQRLDSVSGVSQSKQIHSSMERMNSNLGLLRCNLENLVVKAPADGQLSSFMVEIGETKQPGEHLGEINIQGGFKLRANIDERYISRVFSGQEAEFDLDGKLYLLKVHKIYSNVTNGSFQVDMFFTDDTPKDIKRGQTIQLRLKFSSLTDAIIIKRGGFFQETGGNWIYILDKTGNTALKRNIKLGRQNTNFYEVLEGLEPGEQVIVSSYDGFGNKDKLILK
- a CDS encoding S41 family peptidase; the protein is MNRLTLLTLTLLLQSVTLISQSTCECDSVFKQIVQKVETEYPGFGEKTKDITGYNSFKNSLFNSVKTNSNIKCQHYLEQYCNYFKDGHLVLVLKNQNKSETVTTNVEIMPIEISTFKKQLLKSKDKIEGIWISGGYKVGIKKQNDTYLGFIISSENESWKPKEIKFKLLKSNEATYYKGNHSEIKETYSLHYDCVLNFEGVQATYIKEQPNPALSKDSIAIIINEIEGFYIKPVSEKTLLFRISSFDYEYVDRIKELLESNKSKICSYENLIIDLRGNGGGTDNAYKPLLPYIYTNPVRYLSGEYLVSKTLIDNLERWANTADTAKNSEEIFSVRKDIERMKPNIGKFIPYSENENFGFTKQDSIYPYPKEVVILVDKKCGSSTEKFVLNAKQSKKVKIMGTTTYGAIDYVSVMEFKIDCPNYSLYMPTVRMMRLPDYPLDNIGIQPDIFLDRFVNDWIEYAKNYLEQ
- a CDS encoding MBL fold metallo-hydrolase; protein product: MKIELNKVILTVIFSLISFFSFSQSENIDITFIGNCGFFMTDGKMNIYVDFPYKSGAHDYMTYDFKLLDSIQDYSIFLYTHAHADHYSKKLFKKTNQKLYGPWPITLYLSGKQKYKLKAINDSIPSFFITEFKTKHSFSFRNCSYLIVWNGKRIYISGDAETADNVCKMKNIDLVITPYWVIMDAFNRNLKIDTKKIILCHHKTRDNITTEDEKIIIPSQNQKIELK
- a CDS encoding fibrobacter succinogenes major paralogous domain-containing protein, giving the protein MTENLNVDTFRNGDSIPQVITAEEWDNAAKAKKPAWCYYNNDTANGAKYGKLYNWYAVNDSCGLAPKGWHIPTNKEWRELTDYLGGWKVAGTKLKNKEGWFEEGNGTNESGFSGLPGGRRTCYDKNVYTFVAIGKWGYWWTSTKFTHKTSKTRSMYYNGTFQWLDWDKGEGMSVRCIKD
- a CDS encoding GNAT family N-acetyltransferase, yielding MKTVKTTIDKIKKYRTDYLNSLPEFQELFIELMICNSDYYIFQAEDNEIGYAIRNNDGVLIEFYVLDKYIPDSNEFFGQLLKDLSITDIYCKSFDSLLLSNCLLKKLPYSILGLLYRDYFEPLIKKDLTIKMKRADLLSVELLLGQDESIKELFETEQQLIDFIENENVFEFYKNEEFVGCGMVIRTHPDWSFCDLGVWVNPSKRGNAIGSQIILNLREFSINNNLKPSCGCAIENQASQKTIEKSGFVSRYKLLNFMIK